A stretch of the Flavobacterium sp. 5 genome encodes the following:
- a CDS encoding rhamnogalacturonan acetylesterase, translated as MKHFKSIFLFFLCITRFFCANAQDNAAIKEFNFGNNTDKKSGTLINKVVAYTKAIGYGFDLQSDKNVTFDERSISAKSPFYFSIKLPEGNYSVEVVLGGNNSGITTVKTESRRLMLREIKTAAKETKTARFVVNIRTGKFDVTNTINLKPAEIKGLNWDEKLTLEFLGTSIVQGIKITPISKIKTIYMAGDSTVMEHDLEPWASWPQFFPNYLTTDVVVANYACSGLTLRSFMSGYRLDKILYLMEPGDYLFIEFGHNDEKATGEGKEASGAYTALLKDFITKTRNKGGTPILVTPVQRRYFNSNGTLKPTHGEFPDAMRKVAQEMQVPLIDVTKMTTSLYQSWGNELSKKAFVYYADDTFPGQINALADNAHLNSFGANELAKCIVQNIKNAGLDLAKNIKPTVPYYIFKNPSKPSDWTLPMSARFEITKPDGE; from the coding sequence ATGAAACACTTTAAAAGCATCTTTTTATTTTTTCTATGCATAACCCGCTTTTTCTGTGCCAATGCCCAAGATAATGCAGCTATTAAAGAATTTAATTTTGGTAATAATACTGATAAAAAATCGGGTACACTCATAAATAAAGTTGTTGCTTATACTAAAGCTATTGGATACGGATTTGATTTACAATCCGATAAAAATGTAACATTTGACGAAAGATCAATATCGGCTAAGAGTCCGTTCTATTTTTCGATAAAACTTCCAGAAGGAAATTATAGTGTGGAGGTCGTTTTGGGTGGCAACAACAGCGGAATTACAACTGTAAAGACAGAGTCCAGAAGATTGATGTTACGAGAAATTAAAACTGCGGCAAAAGAAACTAAAACTGCACGTTTTGTGGTCAATATCAGAACCGGAAAATTTGATGTAACCAATACCATTAATCTTAAACCTGCTGAGATTAAGGGGTTGAATTGGGATGAGAAATTAACTTTGGAGTTTTTGGGGACATCAATTGTTCAAGGCATCAAAATTACTCCTATTTCAAAAATCAAAACAATTTATATGGCTGGGGATTCTACCGTTATGGAACATGATTTGGAACCCTGGGCATCTTGGCCACAGTTTTTTCCAAATTATTTGACTACAGATGTAGTGGTTGCCAATTATGCTTGTTCCGGTTTAACGCTCCGTTCTTTTATGTCTGGATATCGATTAGATAAAATTTTATACTTAATGGAACCAGGTGATTATCTTTTTATTGAGTTTGGCCACAATGATGAAAAAGCAACAGGTGAAGGAAAAGAAGCTTCGGGAGCGTATACAGCATTACTAAAGGATTTTATTACCAAAACAAGAAATAAAGGAGGTACTCCAATATTAGTAACTCCGGTGCAAAGACGTTATTTTAATTCTAATGGAACTTTAAAGCCTACTCACGGCGAGTTTCCAGATGCAATGCGAAAAGTGGCTCAAGAGATGCAGGTTCCTTTGATAGATGTTACTAAAATGACAACTTCTTTATACCAAAGCTGGGGTAATGAACTTTCAAAAAAAGCATTCGTTTATTATGCAGACGACACCTTTCCTGGACAAATAAATGCTTTGGCTGATAATGCCCACCTTAATAGCTTTGGTGCCAATGAATTGGCTAAATGCATAGTACAGAATATTAAAAATGCAGGTTTGGATCTTGCTAAAAATATTAAACCTACAGTTCCTTATTATATTTTTAAAAACCCAAGCAAACCAAGTGATTGGACTCTGCCGATGAGCGCCCGATTTGAAATTACCAAACCTGATGGTGAATAA
- a CDS encoding NAD(P)/FAD-dependent oxidoreductase — MQIVIIGGGFAGINLAKELANEKGIEVTLVDKNNYNFFPPLIYQVATAFLEPSSISYPFRKFFAGKKNLQFRLGELQKVIPAENKIILNNGELQYDHLVFATGAETNFFGMENVKKNAIPMKTLNDALEMRNALLKNLEKAAICKDIRKRRTLLTIVIAGGGPTGVEVSGMFAEMRKNILLKEYPELDTSASNIYLVDGGDALLSPMSEESQKDTYEALSKLEVVIKLNTRVVDYKDDTVFFNDGKTIKTKNLIWAAGVSAREFEGIPNESYGRGKRMTTDAFQKVTSTENIYAIGDTSIQFDDKSFPEGHPQLAQVAIQQGVNLAKNFKLLVQNKPLQPFKYNDKGSMAIIGKNKAVVDLPKPKMHFKGFFAWMIWLFVHLMSLITYRNRLNTFYHWMIAYLSKDQSLRMIIRPEKRAKVDA; from the coding sequence ATGCAAATAGTAATTATAGGCGGAGGCTTTGCTGGTATTAACTTAGCAAAAGAACTAGCAAACGAAAAAGGGATAGAAGTAACCCTTGTAGATAAAAACAATTACAATTTTTTCCCTCCACTCATCTATCAAGTAGCAACAGCCTTTTTAGAACCTTCAAGCATCAGTTATCCTTTCAGAAAGTTTTTTGCAGGCAAAAAAAATCTGCAATTTCGTTTGGGTGAATTACAAAAAGTGATTCCAGCCGAAAACAAAATTATCCTAAATAATGGGGAATTACAGTATGACCACTTAGTATTTGCAACGGGCGCAGAAACTAATTTTTTTGGTATGGAAAATGTCAAAAAAAATGCCATCCCAATGAAAACGCTTAATGATGCACTTGAGATGCGTAATGCTTTACTAAAAAATCTAGAAAAAGCAGCCATTTGCAAAGATATTCGCAAACGCAGAACACTCTTAACCATTGTCATTGCAGGTGGTGGTCCTACAGGAGTTGAAGTTTCCGGGATGTTTGCAGAGATGCGTAAAAACATTTTACTCAAAGAATATCCAGAACTCGATACATCTGCCAGTAATATTTATTTGGTTGATGGAGGCGATGCTTTGTTATCACCAATGAGTGAAGAATCACAAAAAGACACCTATGAAGCCTTATCAAAACTAGAAGTTGTTATAAAATTAAACACCCGAGTAGTTGATTATAAAGATGATACTGTTTTTTTTAATGATGGAAAAACTATTAAAACCAAAAACTTAATTTGGGCAGCAGGGGTTTCAGCTCGGGAATTTGAAGGAATTCCAAACGAAAGTTATGGTCGCGGCAAAAGAATGACAACAGATGCTTTCCAAAAAGTAACTTCTACCGAAAATATATATGCCATTGGTGATACTTCAATTCAATTTGATGATAAAAGTTTTCCTGAAGGACATCCTCAATTAGCACAAGTAGCAATTCAGCAAGGAGTTAATTTGGCTAAAAATTTCAAATTATTAGTGCAAAATAAGCCTTTACAACCTTTTAAATACAATGACAAAGGTTCTATGGCAATTATAGGAAAAAACAAGGCTGTTGTAGATTTACCTAAACCAAAAATGCATTTCAAAGGTTTTTTTGCATGGATGATTTGGTTATTTGTACACCTTATGTCATTAATCACATATCGCAACCGATTAAATACTTTTTATCATTGGATGATTGCGTATTTATCAAAAGATCAATCTTTAAGAATGATCATCAGACCTGAGAAGAGAGCAAAAGTCGATGCATAA
- a CDS encoding DEAD/DEAH box helicase has translation MSNQFSDLGVSALVLKAITEMGIVTPTEIQQKTIPLLLANNTDVVGLAKTGTGKTAAFGLPLLQLVDTQSPIVQAVILVPTRELGQQIFNNLESFAKYIPEVSIAAVCGGIPIKPQIERLNEPTHIVVATPGRLIDLLQRKAISLKETKFLVLDEADEMVSILKEGLDEIITELPKTYRTFLFSATMPGTIKQLIQNYLNKNVVQVSASMETVGNQGIDHNYIVVDPIEKLDVLMHFLNSKEGERGIIFCKTKAAVNKLAKNLAINRFSSGALHGSLSQGIRDRIMDQFREGHINILVATDLAARGIDVKEISYVVNYHLPDVYEVYVHRSGRTARAGAKGLSLTVLQPEEVAEIADFEKELGIQFTKYKKPSVASIEENNTLLWAKQIFKTKPNHDVDAELKTKIKTIFHHLTKDELIEKLLANYILQNKTEPTEKPVKKFKN, from the coding sequence ATGTCAAATCAATTCTCAGATTTAGGAGTTTCAGCTCTTGTACTAAAAGCGATTACCGAAATGGGAATTGTAACCCCAACCGAAATTCAGCAAAAAACTATTCCTTTATTGTTAGCAAACAATACTGATGTCGTGGGACTTGCTAAAACCGGAACAGGTAAAACAGCAGCTTTTGGATTGCCTTTATTGCAATTAGTAGATACACAATCTCCAATCGTACAAGCTGTAATTCTAGTGCCTACACGAGAATTGGGACAACAAATTTTCAACAATCTGGAAAGTTTTGCAAAATACATTCCCGAAGTTTCAATAGCAGCAGTTTGCGGTGGAATTCCAATTAAACCACAAATCGAAAGATTAAATGAACCAACACACATTGTTGTTGCAACACCAGGTCGTTTGATTGATTTGTTGCAACGCAAAGCTATTAGCCTAAAAGAAACTAAATTTCTAGTTCTGGATGAAGCCGATGAAATGGTCTCTATTTTAAAAGAAGGCTTAGACGAAATCATCACCGAGTTACCAAAAACATACCGAACCTTCTTGTTTTCGGCAACAATGCCTGGAACCATCAAGCAATTAATTCAGAATTACTTAAATAAAAATGTAGTTCAGGTTAGTGCTAGTATGGAAACTGTGGGTAATCAAGGCATTGATCACAATTATATTGTAGTAGATCCAATAGAAAAACTTGATGTTTTGATGCATTTTCTTAATTCAAAAGAAGGAGAACGAGGTATTATCTTTTGTAAAACCAAAGCAGCCGTTAATAAATTAGCAAAGAATCTTGCTATCAATAGATTTTCATCAGGAGCATTGCATGGAAGTTTATCCCAAGGAATCCGTGACCGAATCATGGATCAATTTCGTGAAGGACATATCAATATTTTAGTAGCTACCGATTTAGCTGCAAGAGGAATTGATGTAAAGGAAATATCTTATGTAGTTAATTATCATTTACCTGATGTATACGAAGTATACGTACACAGAAGCGGTAGAACGGCTAGGGCAGGGGCAAAAGGGTTATCTTTAACTGTTTTACAGCCTGAAGAAGTTGCTGAAATTGCTGATTTTGAAAAAGAACTAGGAATTCAATTTACCAAATACAAAAAACCATCCGTGGCTAGTATTGAGGAGAATAATACACTTTTGTGGGCGAAACAAATCTTCAAAACTAAACCCAATCATGATGTTGATGCCGAATTGAAAACAAAAATAAAAACCATTTTTCATCATCTTACCAAAGACGAATTAATTGAAAAATTGTTAGCGAATTATATATTGCAAAACAAAACTGAACCTACAGAAAAGCCTGTTAAAAAATTCAAAAACTAA
- a CDS encoding DEAD/DEAH box helicase: MHQESIEIETEVRKELYAYQKGDIDAIFERIDNAPAQHHLLYQLPTGGGKTVIFSEIVRRYLSQHDKKVVVLTHRIELCKQTSKMLKGFDVKNKIINSKVKELPDQNDYSCFVAMVETLKNRINDEKLHLDNIGLVIIDEAHYNSFRKLLKSFKNAFILGVTATPLSSNIKLPMHQSYDELIVGDTISSLIDNGFLAKAVTYSYDVGLTSLKVGINGDYTVKSSDDLYTNMAMQEKLLHAYTEKSLGKKTLIFNNGINTSLYVYETFREAGYGIRHLDNTSSTEERKEILHWFKHTPDAILTSVGILTTGFDEPTVETIILNRATKSLTLYFQMIGRGSRKLPGKDEFAVIDLGNNAARFGLWSDPVNWQHIFKSPEFYLENLRDDSEIEVHFKYTMPPELRAKFSKTAEVTFDVDEEHKLAIAQNLRSKVVLEKSIDQHAAMCVDNTEELNEAKALSRELEADIEYRVKRFSKCLSQCSKNYREWLMEDYKLKMTLLIGKKYREKIMNEAD, translated from the coding sequence ATGCATCAAGAGAGTATAGAAATTGAAACTGAAGTAAGAAAAGAACTTTACGCTTATCAAAAAGGAGACATTGACGCCATATTTGAGCGTATAGACAATGCACCTGCTCAACATCATTTATTATATCAATTGCCTACAGGTGGAGGGAAAACTGTGATTTTTTCTGAAATCGTGCGCCGTTATTTGTCACAACACGACAAAAAAGTGGTTGTACTTACACACCGTATCGAATTGTGTAAGCAAACTTCAAAAATGCTTAAAGGATTTGATGTAAAAAACAAAATCATCAACAGTAAAGTAAAAGAACTTCCAGACCAAAACGATTATTCATGTTTTGTTGCCATGGTCGAAACTTTGAAAAACCGTATCAATGACGAAAAACTTCATTTAGATAATATTGGTTTGGTAATTATCGATGAGGCGCATTACAATTCCTTTAGAAAATTATTAAAATCATTCAAAAACGCATTCATACTTGGAGTTACAGCAACGCCACTGAGTTCTAATATTAAATTGCCAATGCACCAAAGCTATGATGAACTTATCGTGGGAGACACGATTAGCTCATTAATAGATAATGGTTTTTTGGCAAAAGCAGTTACTTATAGTTACGATGTTGGTTTAACCTCTTTAAAAGTAGGTATCAACGGAGATTACACAGTAAAATCATCCGATGATTTATATACCAATATGGCCATGCAGGAAAAATTACTGCACGCTTACACCGAAAAATCTTTAGGCAAAAAAACCTTGATCTTCAACAATGGTATCAACACCTCTTTATATGTTTACGAAACATTTAGAGAAGCAGGTTATGGTATTCGTCACTTGGATAATACCAGCAGTACCGAAGAACGAAAAGAAATCCTGCACTGGTTCAAACACACACCAGATGCGATTCTAACTTCTGTAGGAATCCTTACAACTGGTTTTGATGAGCCAACGGTTGAGACGATTATTTTGAACAGAGCAACCAAATCTTTGACTTTATATTTCCAAATGATTGGTCGTGGCTCTCGAAAATTACCTGGAAAGGATGAATTTGCAGTTATCGATTTAGGTAATAACGCAGCTCGTTTTGGACTATGGAGCGATCCTGTAAACTGGCAGCATATCTTTAAATCACCTGAGTTTTACTTGGAGAATTTAAGAGACGACAGTGAAATTGAAGTGCATTTCAAATATACGATGCCTCCTGAATTACGCGCTAAATTTAGCAAAACTGCAGAGGTAACTTTTGATGTAGATGAAGAACACAAACTCGCTATAGCTCAGAACTTAAGATCTAAAGTAGTTTTAGAAAAATCGATAGATCAGCATGCTGCAATGTGTGTCGACAATACCGAAGAATTAAATGAAGCCAAAGCACTTTCAAGAGAATTGGAAGCAGATATTGAATACCGTGTAAAACGTTTCTCAAAATGCCTAAGTCAATGCAGTAAAAACTACAGAGAATGGCTAATGGAAGATTACAAGCTAAAAATGACTTTATTAATCGGTAAAAAATATCGTGAGAAAATCATGAACGAAGCCGATTAA
- a CDS encoding DUF6155 family protein, whose translation MSKRDLKKYLNELNKEQLEEQILELYEKFSPVKVYYNFVFNPKEETLLQECKLKISHEYFPLQTKGKRKKPKMRRSVAQKYIKHFIVLGVDPFVIADVMLYNIEIAQTFASENIIRQELFYKSMFNSFEQALNFIISNGIISEFKNRLIAICDEVLQQKWQNLSDFKANIELLEN comes from the coding sequence ATGAGCAAGCGAGATTTAAAAAAATATTTGAATGAACTCAATAAAGAACAGCTCGAAGAGCAGATTCTTGAATTGTATGAAAAGTTCAGTCCGGTAAAAGTGTATTATAATTTTGTATTCAACCCAAAAGAAGAAACATTATTACAGGAATGCAAACTAAAAATATCTCATGAATATTTTCCGTTGCAGACAAAAGGCAAAAGAAAAAAACCTAAAATGAGACGTTCTGTTGCTCAAAAATATATCAAACACTTCATTGTTTTAGGAGTAGACCCCTTCGTTATTGCCGATGTGATGCTTTATAACATCGAAATCGCCCAGACTTTTGCATCAGAAAACATAATAAGACAAGAATTATTTTACAAAAGCATGTTTAATTCATTCGAACAAGCCTTAAATTTCATTATTTCAAATGGAATTATAAGCGAATTTAAAAATCGATTAATTGCCATTTGTGACGAAGTTTTGCAACAAAAATGGCAGAATCTGTCTGATTTCAAAGCAAATATTGAGCTTTTAGAAAATTAA
- a CDS encoding DUF3817 domain-containing protein, whose amino-acid sequence MLKIFKVVAILEGISYLVLFSNMLFIKPTNLVLYKTLLYPIGMSHGVLFIGYILLAFLLKSSQKWDLKTFGIILIASLLPFGTFYVEKKYL is encoded by the coding sequence ATGCTTAAAATTTTCAAGGTTGTAGCCATTTTAGAAGGTATCTCCTATTTGGTGTTGTTTTCAAATATGCTTTTTATAAAACCAACAAATTTAGTACTTTATAAAACATTGCTATACCCTATCGGGATGAGCCATGGTGTATTGTTTATTGGTTATATATTATTAGCTTTTTTATTGAAAAGCTCTCAAAAATGGGATTTAAAAACCTTTGGAATTATATTGATTGCTTCGTTATTGCCATTTGGAACTTTTTACGTCGAAAAAAAATATTTATAG
- a CDS encoding mechanosensitive ion channel family protein: MNKIIHSIFTFLYPVFRDWGMSRSIATYLSLFFDLIILCVLVYGLFIVFRFILVTVLTIVSQNTKTKFDDLLVSNKTATYVSYLFPLTFVVRSVPVILDKFEYWENFFSQIVRVYIVLMILWIIRSVFNTLRDYLKLKPRYSDKPIDSFIQVIMIVLWMIGITVILSKLFDIDQKELLTILGAVSAVIILIFRDTILGFVASVQVAINDMVRIGDWITMERYGADGDVIEISLATVKVRNFDNTTTTIPTYSLSSDSFQNWRGMLNSDGRRIKRHIIIKASSIRFLKEEELNEFKKIEFLRAYIETRKIEIDNYNNSHEIDKSLAINGRNLTNFGLFRKYITQYLHQTPGINKDMTMICRQLQPTPYGVPLEVYAFSKDKRFENYEYIMADIFDHVIASVSYFDLEIFVMPAENIVKA, translated from the coding sequence ATGAATAAAATAATTCACTCCATATTTACTTTTCTCTATCCTGTTTTCAGAGATTGGGGAATGAGTAGAAGTATAGCAACGTATTTAAGTTTATTTTTCGACTTAATTATACTTTGCGTTCTGGTGTATGGATTGTTTATTGTTTTTCGATTTATATTGGTAACTGTACTGACTATTGTATCTCAAAATACAAAAACGAAATTTGATGATTTATTGGTAAGTAATAAGACGGCAACTTATGTTTCTTATTTGTTTCCGTTAACTTTTGTTGTTCGGTCGGTTCCGGTAATTCTGGATAAATTTGAATATTGGGAAAATTTCTTTAGCCAAATTGTTCGTGTTTACATTGTTCTAATGATTTTGTGGATAATCCGAAGCGTTTTTAATACTCTTCGAGATTATTTAAAATTGAAACCCCGATACAGCGATAAACCAATTGACAGTTTCATTCAAGTTATTATGATTGTGCTATGGATGATTGGTATTACAGTTATTCTTTCAAAATTATTTGATATTGATCAAAAAGAGTTATTGACCATTTTGGGAGCAGTATCGGCAGTAATTATTTTAATTTTTAGGGATACAATTTTAGGTTTTGTGGCCAGTGTTCAGGTTGCTATAAATGATATGGTTCGTATTGGCGATTGGATTACTATGGAACGTTATGGTGCTGATGGTGATGTGATAGAAATCAGTTTGGCTACAGTAAAAGTTCGAAATTTTGACAATACGACTACAACGATTCCAACCTACAGTCTGAGTTCGGATTCTTTTCAAAACTGGAGAGGAATGCTTAATTCTGATGGAAGACGAATTAAAAGACATATTATAATTAAAGCCAGCAGTATTCGTTTTCTAAAAGAAGAAGAGCTTAATGAATTTAAAAAAATAGAATTTTTGAGAGCTTATATTGAGACTCGTAAAATTGAAATTGATAACTATAATAACAGCCATGAAATTGATAAAAGTCTGGCTATAAATGGAAGAAATCTAACTAATTTTGGTTTGTTTCGTAAATATATTACCCAATACCTTCATCAAACTCCTGGTATAAATAAAGACATGACGATGATTTGCAGGCAATTACAACCAACTCCTTATGGTGTACCTCTTGAAGTTTATGCTTTTTCAAAAGACAAACGTTTTGAAAATTACGAATACATCATGGCAGATATATTTGATCACGTTATTGCTTCGGTTTCCTATTTTGATCTGGAAATTTTTGTAATGCCTGCTGAAAATATTGTTAAGGCTTAA
- a CDS encoding acyl-CoA thioesterase has product MRFHTRKWVKPEDLNPNGTLFGGKLLAWLDEELALYTIIQLENSRIVTKHMSEINFRSSARQGDIIEIGIDVVKFGRSSLELKCEARNMMTRETIITIDSTTMVNLGEDGKPKSHGKTEIEFVKDRL; this is encoded by the coding sequence ATGAGATTTCATACTAGAAAATGGGTAAAACCAGAAGACCTAAACCCTAACGGAACTTTATTTGGAGGAAAATTATTAGCCTGGCTTGATGAAGAACTAGCTTTATACACCATTATACAATTAGAAAATTCCAGAATTGTAACCAAACACATGTCCGAAATAAATTTTAGAAGTTCTGCCAGACAAGGGGATATAATCGAAATTGGAATAGATGTAGTTAAATTTGGGCGTAGTTCTCTCGAATTAAAATGTGAAGCCAGAAATATGATGACTCGCGAAACAATCATTACTATAGACAGCACCACAATGGTTAACCTTGGTGAAGATGGCAAACCAAAATCTCACGGAAAAACTGAAATTGAGTTTGTAAAAGACCGGTTATAA
- a CDS encoding glyoxalase — MNQRDKIIKEIRGESLGETNIQSLSDELFQNEVLRPILKLQNDLFIASFLNYISKYKRDFYTRTVENKLSIIENAIQKDIKFRNALKGMIIGLFTTEEYALYIKNSSSLNKRMMNLLIDRLKSQVQLFDVES, encoded by the coding sequence ATGAATCAGAGAGATAAAATAATCAAGGAAATTCGTGGAGAATCATTAGGAGAAACAAACATTCAGTCATTATCAGATGAGTTGTTTCAAAATGAAGTGCTTAGACCTATTTTGAAATTACAGAATGATTTGTTTATTGCCTCCTTTTTAAATTACATCAGTAAATACAAAAGAGATTTTTATACCAGGACGGTTGAAAATAAGTTGAGTATTATTGAAAATGCAATTCAAAAAGATATTAAATTCAGAAATGCTTTAAAAGGGATGATTATCGGATTATTTACAACTGAAGAATATGCGCTTTATATCAAAAATTCTTCGAGTTTAAATAAAAGGATGATGAATTTATTGATTGACAGATTGAAAAGTCAGGTTCAATTGTTTGATGTTGAAAGTTAG
- a CDS encoding gluconate 2-dehydrogenase subunit 3 family protein: MERREALKKIAYLMGGAISTTTMGVLFESFTVFEPGKNTYSYLATDEEILAEFAEIILPTTSLSPGAKAAGVGALIPLIIKDCYPPKLQEVFKNGFEAMQTKCKTKFNKEFLKLNNEEKNQLMNELKQETIDANSEPSFFLLARDLTLLGYFSSEIGCTMAREYLPIPGRYDGAVEYKPGQKAWAT; this comes from the coding sequence ATGGAAAGACGTGAGGCACTAAAAAAAATAGCTTATTTAATGGGCGGGGCAATTTCGACTACAACAATGGGGGTTTTATTTGAAAGTTTTACTGTATTCGAACCAGGAAAGAATACGTATTCCTATTTAGCAACAGATGAAGAAATTCTGGCTGAATTTGCTGAAATTATTTTGCCAACAACTTCATTATCTCCTGGTGCAAAAGCTGCTGGAGTTGGTGCATTAATACCATTAATTATAAAAGATTGCTATCCTCCAAAATTGCAGGAAGTTTTTAAGAATGGATTTGAAGCCATGCAGACTAAATGCAAAACAAAATTCAACAAAGAGTTCTTAAAACTTAATAATGAAGAAAAAAATCAACTCATGAATGAGTTGAAACAAGAAACTATTGATGCCAATAGTGAACCTTCTTTCTTTTTACTTGCTAGAGATCTAACCCTTTTAGGTTATTTCTCTTCTGAAATTGGGTGTACAATGGCTCGAGAATATTTACCTATTCCGGGAAGATATGATGGTGCTGTAGAATATAAACCAGGTCAGAAAGCTTGGGCAACATAG
- a CDS encoding GMC oxidoreductase, which produces MNINTDLKKQNTYDAIVIGSGISGGWAAKELTQKGLKVLMLERGENIEHIKDYDSAMKAPWEIAYCGKMTEEQKRTHPVQTRDYPYSQANESWWVNDLECPYTEDKRFDWYRGFHVGGKSLMWGRQSYRFSDHNFEDNIKDGHGNDWPIRYKDIAPWYDYVEKFAGISGQTESWPLLPDGQFLPPMDMNCVEKSVKERIEKHYNKSRIMTIGRTANLTVPHLGRGSCQYRNLCSRGCPFGAYFSTQSSTLPAAMATKKLTVRPYSIVNHIIYDKETKKAKGVMVIDSQTNESMEFYAKIVFVNGSTLGSTFVLLNSTSEAHPNGLGNGSGQLGHNLMDHHFRCGAEGTVEGFEDKYTYGRRANGIYIPRYQNFNDDKRDYLRGFGYQGAASRGNWHKEVAELDFGGDFKEILSRPAESWTMGLGGFGEMLPYYENKVYIDHSKKDKWGQPVLAIDCEYKENEAKMREDMMYDAVEMLEAAGVKNVKPYDNGCYPGMTIHEMGTARMGNDPKESVLNKWNQMHEVSNVFVTDGSCMPSSACQNPSLTYMALTARACDYAVKELKKKNI; this is translated from the coding sequence GTGAATATTAATACAGATTTAAAAAAACAAAATACTTATGACGCAATCGTTATAGGTTCAGGAATAAGTGGCGGATGGGCAGCGAAAGAATTAACGCAAAAAGGGCTAAAAGTCCTAATGTTAGAACGCGGAGAAAATATTGAACATATTAAAGACTATGATTCGGCAATGAAAGCGCCTTGGGAAATAGCCTACTGTGGGAAAATGACCGAAGAACAAAAGAGAACACATCCAGTGCAAACCAGAGATTATCCATACAGCCAAGCCAATGAAAGCTGGTGGGTAAATGATTTGGAATGCCCATACACTGAAGATAAACGATTTGATTGGTACAGAGGTTTTCATGTTGGTGGAAAGTCATTAATGTGGGGACGTCAAAGCTACCGTTTCAGTGATCACAACTTTGAAGATAATATAAAAGATGGTCATGGTAATGACTGGCCAATCCGATATAAAGATATTGCACCTTGGTATGATTATGTAGAAAAATTTGCTGGAATCAGTGGTCAGACAGAAAGTTGGCCTCTGTTGCCTGATGGTCAGTTTTTACCTCCAATGGATATGAATTGCGTTGAAAAATCAGTAAAAGAACGCATCGAAAAGCATTATAACAAATCCCGAATAATGACTATTGGCCGTACGGCAAATCTGACAGTACCTCATTTAGGAAGAGGTAGTTGCCAGTATAGAAATTTATGCAGTAGAGGTTGTCCTTTTGGTGCCTATTTCAGTACACAGTCTTCTACATTACCGGCTGCCATGGCAACAAAAAAACTAACAGTTCGTCCCTACTCTATCGTCAATCATATAATTTATGATAAAGAAACCAAAAAAGCCAAAGGCGTAATGGTTATTGATAGTCAGACTAATGAAAGTATGGAATTCTATGCTAAAATTGTTTTTGTAAATGGTTCAACACTAGGTTCCACTTTTGTTTTATTGAATTCAACTTCTGAGGCTCATCCAAATGGTTTAGGGAATGGAAGCGGACAACTTGGACACAATTTAATGGATCATCATTTTAGATGTGGCGCAGAAGGAACTGTTGAAGGTTTTGAAGATAAATATACTTATGGGCGAAGAGCCAACGGTATTTACATTCCAAGATACCAGAATTTTAATGATGATAAAAGAGATTATTTGCGAGGTTTTGGATATCAAGGAGCGGCAAGTAGAGGAAACTGGCATAAAGAAGTAGCTGAATTAGACTTTGGTGGAGATTTTAAAGAGATTTTATCAAGACCTGCTGAGTCATGGACAATGGGATTAGGTGGTTTTGGAGAAATGCTTCCTTACTACGAAAACAAAGTTTACATTGATCATTCTAAAAAAGATAAGTGGGGACAACCCGTTTTAGCTATTGACTGTGAATACAAAGAAAATGAAGCCAAAATGCGTGAGGATATGATGTATGATGCTGTCGAAATGCTTGAAGCAGCAGGTGTCAAAAACGTAAAACCTTATGATAACGGTTGTTATCCAGGAATGACTATCCACGAAATGGGAACTGCCCGTATGGGTAATGATCCAAAAGAGTCCGTGTTGAACAAATGGAATCAAATGCATGAAGTAAGTAATGTATTTGTTACTGATGGTTCCTGCATGCCTTCAAGTGCTTGTCAAAATCCTTCATTAACATATATGGCTTTGACTGCCAGAGCTTGTGATTATGCTGTAAAAGAATTAAAGAAAAAAAACATCTAG